The following DNA comes from Ricinus communis isolate WT05 ecotype wild-type chromosome 10, ASM1957865v1, whole genome shotgun sequence.
attatttatatatttttttcattattttattttatcattttatatatagaggtcttttttattaaatatactaaaatgataaaaatactataattataatacttaTCCTCTTCATCGGCATGTTTCTTCTCCGTTTCACCCTAGACTTctcttccttctctttttcattattatttcaCCATTCACCCACCATTGCATCTCCTCCACCACCATGGCACCATCATTTACGGCAATCCtatgaatttgataagaaCATGTCGAACTGAATATCCAAggattagaaaacaactaagGCAAGATGAGAAAAGCAATTCCAATTCTAAGGACATGTAacaactatataataaaagtaataattggATAATAAAGGAAGCAATTGTTATAtgtgaaaatttaaattaggaaaaaaagGAGGATAGGAAAAAggatgaaaatttaaattttccgTTGTTTGATAACTTgattataaagaaagaaaaaaaagtgaaatatgctaaatattttatttttatttgttacaattcttttttatttaatgtaacatttaatatatttaaatattatttaatctattaaaattaagaaataattttatattaatgttATATGTCacatttaatttcaattaataagaatcgaaacaaataaaaatggatCCTATAGTATtatactttataaattttttgcaaaattttttttttttcacaattattaaaattttgaaagaaaatggtggaaaatattatattttattgtaaaacAACCACTTTAGGCATAACTTAGcacaagaaacaaaagattttgaagaaaaataaatttaaatataagtaaGAACCTTAGCTTGGATTGGTAAGTGACTGACTCATGTTTTATGAGAAAAATTTctgtcaaattaaaaatacgttaatatattagattataatattttaacagaaaagatttttaatctaaaaaaggttgtaaaaaataagtattaaatattaaagaaaaaaaatagtataatatagtaaaataaatgGGGGTAATAGCGAAACAAAGTTGAAGTCAAATTTTAGGACATTTTCATCTGAGAGACTACCCAATCCCCACTTAGCCAGCAAAGACGCCCTTACTGGCTAACCGAACCAACAGACATGTGCTCTCTATGGTCCCACCCACGTGCCACCTCACTTTCTTCTCAACCATTACTTAACGCGTCCGTCACATTCCGTCACGGCTAATCTCACCTTAACCTCACGACTATTTTCCTTCCGTTAAACCTCACCTGCTCTCTGCCACCGTGTTCCTTAACGTCGTCGTTCTACAACCGTAACGTCTTCATGGCTTCCTGTGACGACGATTTCTCTCTCCTCAGTGACGATAACCACCATAACCACCACCAAACAAACCCTAACCACCAGCATCACCACCACCACAtcctccaccaccaccaacCCTATGCCCCTCACCGTTTCCCAGCGAAATCACCTCCAATCCACGCGGCACCTCAATCTATACTACCTTCCGCTATCGCCGACGGATCTACCACCGGTGGCGTGGAAGAacctgaagaagaagaagaagaagaggaagataaCGAGAGCGATTCACCTTTTCCAGAGGTAAATCCCTTCAGCGACAACAATTCAAATGTACGGACAacagcaacaacaacaacagaaaaaagaagagaaacaaCAGAAGATAAGAACAATAGCGACGGATGCAACAACAATCCGTACAGCAACAGTTATAAAAAAGCAAGACAGGCAACAGCATCATCATCAGAGTATAGAAAAGATAGAGAAGAGTGGAGCGATGCGGCAATAGAGTGTCTATTAGATGCATATACGGAGAAGTTTACTCAGCTAAATAGAGGGAATTTGAGAGGGAGAGATTGGGAAGAGGTAGCGGTTATTGTGAGTGAGAGATGTCAAAAACAGAGTAAAACTGTTGAGCAGTGTAAAAATAAGGTtgataatttgaaaaaaaggtATAAGTTAGAGAGACATAGAATGAGTAATGGCGGTTTATCGGTCAGTCATTGGCCTTGGTTTAAGAAAATGGAGGAAATTGTTGGCAATTCTTTGCCTGTGAAGGTTGTTCATGATGAATTTAAAGGTCTTGGTGCTGGTGCTGCTTCTGGAACTGGAGTTGGGCAATCCAAGAGGTAAGTTgtttttaagtaaaataatgCAGATGCcctattttatatgttatgcTTAAGATTATccgaatttttaaaatcttaagcATAATAACTTAATAGCAGTAGTATCTGAGATTGTGCGAGTCAAGGTTGTTTGCATTTTGGGACTctaattttgatttggatcACGGGTTGAGTGTGAGTTTTGTTAACGACGGGTAGTGCATGATCGAACCTGGAGCTATTTTATTGAATGAGGTGAGGAAATGCACTAGCTGGTAAGGAGCAAGCTTGGGGTTTATATTTGTAGTGAGGTTCAGTCTAGTAATCCTAGTGAGTTAGTTCTGATGCCTATAATTTCGTCAACTTATTTTCATAGACTGTTATAGGCTGATTTAGCTATTCTTTTAGTCAGTATGATAATGACATGGTTATTTTGGTGATTATGAAATGGTGTTTAAATAGTTGGTTTGGCTAAGCTTTGATGCCCAACAGCTAAAACAAATATCCCCTTAGACATAGATTCTTCTTGTAAAGGAAGAAAGGACTTGGATTGCTGAACATTTACTCAGTAGCCAATTGCAGAGTGTCAAATGAATGTTTTTACGTGCCTGGTCCACTTTCACTCTGGTCTTAACTATCATGTTTtcatatagttttatttatgtatttattttaattccaTGAAGTCAAGTATTCACTCATTATGACCTGGTTGTTGCTTGTATATTTGAAgtcaaaagtatatttttgcACTTCTATTCGGTTTATAATATGGTCTTGAGCTGTACTCTCATAACTGGTAATGTGTAATGTTCTTGTGTAATGTTCTCATACTTTCATAAGAGTTCTACTATTCATGTGGTTGAAATACATTGGTTAAAACTGAAGAAGAATAGTTCTCTTACTTCCATTAATATTCTACATACATCATTTATACACATAGGAGAGACAATGTATAGTAGGTCAACTCCCAAAGAATCAGAAAACTATCATAGGAATTAggaaaggaaataataaaaaagatatactAGGGAATACAAGATTATACAAGATGTCCTTTTAGGGAATTCTAACAGAAACTGCAGAAACTGAGGTACTAGTTAGGCATTTCTGGGTGTGATGGTCATGTGGTGCATAGAAGATACCTTGAAAATAGGATGGACTCCTATCTGATTCCATTGTTAAAGCAACTAGAATTAATGTAGATTGAAATTAAACCAATTATGTTTCGGCATTACTACATTTTAATGGTAGTAAAGGTAAATCTGACTTTAAGAATGctggggttgtttcttgattGTATCGCAATCAGTCAAGATGAGTGTGGAATAGGTTTTCTGCATCCTACATTTCTCACCTTTATACATGTTTGTGTTTGTGATATTTTGGGCCTTCTAATTTGTATTTAGATTTTGGCTAAAGTCCATGGTGCTGTTCTATTGCTACAATATGTTCTTTATACATCTTTTTGGCAGATATGCAACAGCAACAGCAAGCCCTGTAAGTCAAACAAATGCCATGAAGTCCAAATCCATTTCTAATGCCAGATGGCGTAGAGTAGTTTTGAAAATCAGTGGTGTTGCTCTTGCCGGTACTGGTCCTAACAATATTGACCCAAAGGTTAGTTGATTGGCCTGTTATAATTGTAGAAACTTTATAGTTACCCTCCCTTTCTTTACAGGCAGACTAGATAGTCTGTTTTGTCTTCCCACTCCTCCCTTCTTTATTGAAATTGAAGTTGATTATTTTCACTTtaggtgatgatgatgattgcAAGAGAAGTTGCAATTGCCTGCCACCTAGGTGTAGAGGTATTTACGCCCAAATGATTGTATTGTATCTGGCATTTTTGCTATCTTATTGGATTTGATAAGTAACATACAGCTCCCTGTGTGATTTTCAGGTTGCAATTGTCATTGGTGGTCGTAATTTCTTTTGTGGAGACACGTGGGTGACTGCAACAGGTTTAGATAGACGTACTGCATATCAAATAGGGTAATTTCTAGTTtgcaatataaatatatgataaaatttgtGGGCAATTCTGTTCTgtaataaaattcatttagcTAGAATGAGGTCTTGAAATTAGATTAGATTTTTATCTTGTTTAACAGAAATCCTTCTCATTATtgtaaattggtatattttcttttctttttctttttttcctgtgtgcatcttttattataatctaATTTGTGATTGCTGCTTCAACTTATTTTCATGCACATGGTAATGTCAACTCTGATGTGCATTCCCTGTTGATTTTTCCAGAGAATCAGAATTGCTGGAAACCTATGCATTCTTTTGTAGTTTTTATGGTTGGTACAATCAATATGCATTTAATACCTGAACCCAAATTCTTGAGTTCAGGTTTTACGTTTAagttaaatatctaaaattctCGAATCTCAGGCTTTCTGGATTGTTCTTGCTGTTTACTCATCTTGTAATAATTCTTAAGAGGatgaaatcaagaaaatatgTGGGTTGTTAAAGCAATGAAAGAGACTTGTATCAAATGGTTAGAATCAGTTAAATAGTAGCTTTTTCTGGAAACATCAGAAAACTAGACTGGGATATTATGCTAGCAACTGTAGGAAGACTATTATACAGCAAAGTTGATAGTTTATGTTCTTGTTAAACTTTTCCTTGTCTTCTTTCATTCAATCATGTATTAGTTATTTCTTTATGTTGTCCATGATGCCACCGGCTGGATGTTTTTATCATTCTCAAGTCTCTTTTGGTCATTGCTTGCGGAATGTGTTGATGGtcctcaatttttttttttgtgggcTTATCTTGATCTAACTGTTCTCTTCGCAACCTGTATCAGTATGATGGCAAGTGTGATGAACTCTGTATTGCTCCAGTCAGCGATAGAGAAGGCAGGTGTTAAAACACGTGTGCAGACTGCATTTGCAATGCAAGAGGTTGCTGAACCATATAATAGGCAACGAGCTATTCGACATCTTGAGAAAGGCAGAGTAGTCATATTTGGTGGAATTGGTGCTGGGACTGGAAATCCGCTCTTTTCCACTGACACTGCTGCAGCTCTTCAAGCTTCAGAGAGTACGTTTTCAGCTTTGTGCCTCCATCTACTTGCATAATTTTTCTATCTAATTACCCAACAGTTGAATTCTCTTTTTCTCACGCACATGCACAGCACACAGACAGGCTCAAACAAACATAAGTTTGCCAACATACTTGTGCTGTTCGTTCGCCTACTCATTATTGGGATAATTTTGTATTTACCTAACCCTTTTTTCTCCTTCAGTTCATGCTGAGGCAGTCCTGAAAGGTACTAATGTTGATGGTGTCTATGATTGCCATTCCCGAGACAACGGTGTCACTTTTGAGCATATTTCCTTTAGGGACTTGGTCTCGAGAGGTGCCACATCAATGGACATGATGGCACTGACCTGTTGTGAAGAGAATGGCATTCCTGGTTGGTATATCTTCTTTCAGTTTTGCTgttattgttttataatagATGATTTGATTTCTTGTGCTTTTCTTGCTATCTGCTTACCCATTTGCGTAATCCAAGGACTTTAGTGATGTCATAGTATTGTTGCTGGCTCGTTGTTGTGGTGTTGAATTGTATACTCTcctaataatttgattttgtcCAGTTGTGGTCTTTAACCTTCTTGAGCCTGGAAACATCTCAAAAGCTTTGTGTGGAGAGCAAGTTGGCACTCTGATTGATCAAACTGGATCTCTTGGCTGATAGATATACTAACTTACTAAAGTCTTACCTGGTATTGTACTTTAAATGACCATATCTAGTTCCTTGGAAACCGTTCCATGAACAGATACAACGCACCTAAACCCTGTGACAGAGATGCTCTTTCTGGTGACTAAATTGGTTTTGCTCGGTATGTGCTTGAGAAGGCATGGTGAATCCGCAGACTTACCAACTGCTGTcgattatttaaaatcaattggTTCGTTGCTAAGTTGCATACAGTTGGTGCCGATCTCCTGTATTTTCAAGTTTGTAAATTATACTGACTCATTGAAAGTGATCAATAGTGAGAAGTGGTCAATGCCAGTGGATTGACAGTGTAATGCACCAATTAGTGTAGAGCTGAGTCATTTAGGCACTGTagagttaatttttaaaacatgTTACTGGAGattcatataattattcaaatgCATCTTACTGTAAACAATACACTATGGcattcaatataattttttttatgatttgatATTAGAATGATTATTAGAAAATCCTGGTGCTGGGATGTTGCAAATgatatgtattttcttttactttctgttatttttcataacgCAAGAgggtttcttttattttctcaatcaGCGTAGCTTTAATTTCCTGAGGTCAGGATGTGAAAGCAGCGAGCCCCTTTATTTATGTCGGGAACTCTTGATTGCAGTGACTGATCATGTGGGTTTCTTCTCACCTAGTTTTTGTGTCAGCCCAAAAGGTGGAGAAAGGTGTTTGCTTGTTTAGTGGGTGGTCTGCAAAGACGACGAAGAATTATAATGCTTGGAAATGCCTGCAAAATTCATGACTTTCTACTTCCAATCCAGCTGTTACATGGGAATTGTCATCCCAGCACCATCCTCCTCGAATTTTGTTCTTCCATGGCCATTTTCTGGGTTTGTAAACTATAAACTGCTCTGTTACTGTTGAGTTTGTCCCAATCACATCAGTCCTTTTCAGAAGACTAAATTGGCTGCTAATATCAAAGTTAAGAACACATCTTCTTTCAACCAACTTAATAACTAACTCAAATGCCAGCTACAATACATAAAACAGAAAGACTAAAAAGAGCTATCTTGTTGACTGGTGTAAGACATCAGCAGATCTTCACGCGTGCAACAATGAGAGATTCGAGGCATTACAGTTTTACAAAATCTTACAACAGAAAGGCAATACAACCAAAGAGTCTTGGAAGAGAGGTAGCAAGGGGATACTGCAAAGCAAATGAAGAACAGGATGGAACAATCAGATGAAGATTGGCAAGTTATAAACAATGGAAGTTCAATATCCCCCCAGTCCGTCTTCGGTGGTGGCAAGTGAAGGCGAAAGGGAAGTGCGAGATTCATCATAATCTTCTCCAAGAGGGGACTGTTCCACCCTAATGTCCTCAATCATCTTCACAACTTCTAACATTGTAGGCCTCTTTTCAGGTTGTGGAACCACACAAGCCAACCCGACATGAAGCATTGACACAAGTTCCTCTTCAATGTTCTTGTACCTCAAAAGTTCTTGATCAAACACTTCTGCTGTCCATTCTTCCTTGACAACTGATCTCACCCATTTAGGAAGATCCACTGCCTGTTCGTCCTCTTCAATCCGAGGACGTGTTGGTGAAGGGTACTGTGAAGGTGCTCTTCCAGTAAGAACTTCCAACAGCAAGACTCCGAAACTGTACACATCAGCCTTTTGTGTGAGTCTCTTGATTTCTGCCTGCTCAGGTGCTCTATATCCTCCCATTCTTGCTATGGCATGAACCGGATTCAAAAGGAGGGACAACCCAAAATCAGAAATGCAAGCAACACCATTCTTGTCAAGAAGCACATTAGAAGATTTTAGATTTCCATGAGGAATTCTTGATGTACTGTATTCTTCGTGAATCTTAGCTAATCCTCGAGCAGCTCCTAACACCAAACTGATCCTTGTAGTCCAATCCAGAGGAATCCTTCCTGGACCCCTATTCCCTAATCACAACAGAAAACATACAACAACATTTCAACAATCAATCAAACACTATATTCTACATTAACAGAAAATCATTAAAACACTTACCATGAAGAAGTGAATGTAGACTTCCATTAGGAAGATAATCATAAACAAGAAGCTTTTCTTCCTTAGCATAATAATAAGCTCTGAATCTGACAATGTTTTGATGCTTAAGCTTCCCAATAACGTCCATATACTGCTCAAACTCCTTCCTagcacaaggattagcatCCTTTAACCTCTTAACCGCAACTGTACATCCATCATCGAGCACTGCCTTATAAACAGTCCCTAGACTTCCTTTCCCAAGCATCTCTGCCGATGCGCGCAGCAAATCTTCAAGCTCAAACTGCTGCCTCGTATCAAAGAAAACGAGCCTACTTCTATCAGTAGCATTTGTGCCATCACTATCATTGCCCCCATTTGCGTACACTCTTTTTTCACTTCCATAGCTACTTCCGCTCCTCCTTGCCTTTCCACTCTCACTACCCACTTTAGAACTGGCATTTCTATCTCTCCCACAATAGTATGCAACTATAAATGAAGTCACAACCAAAAGCGCAACACAATTGGCTACTACAATTGCCACTATAGCTCCAGGGCTTAACCCTTTATGTGActgagatttttctttaaacacCAGCGGTGTTTGCGGCATTGAGCTTGGGTTAGACGGGACCGTCTGAGACGACATATCAGCCGGTATATTTCCTGTAAAAGAACATGCAGGCAACGGGCTCGACCCGCATATTCCTTCATTCCCGGAAAAGATCCTGTCACCGAATTTCTTCAAGATATTATCTGGTAACCGTCCATACAGTTCATTATTTGAAAGGTTCAGTTCTCTTAGTAAGGGAAGTGACTTGGAAAGGTCGGGGATTTGACCAGAGAGTTCATTGTTTTGTAACCTGAGAGTTAACAACCTGGTCAAGTTACTCAAACCATCAGGAATTACGCCGCGAATGTTGTTATCTGACAAATCCAAACGCAGTAACCTTTTGAGCAATGAGATCTCTGGTGGTATCTCACCAGAGAAGTCATTACCAGCAAGGTAAAGAAGCTTAAGATTAGTACAATTAGTAAGAGACAAAATAGAGCCGTTTAAACGGTTATCATGAAGATCGAGAACACGAAGTTGATCAAGAAGAGAAAGTGAAGTAATGGGTCCACGAAGCGAATGAGAGGGAAGAGCAAGTGAAACAACACGGCCTGAAGCAGAGCATTTGACACCTGCCCAGGTGGCGCCACCTGGAGAACAGGCGGACGTGCCAGTCCAGTTGGTAAGAAGAGTGCCGTGAGCGTCAGTTTGGAGGCGGAAGAGAGTGAGGGAATGCGTGTCGTTTGGAGATGAAgaggagaaagagaaaggaagaagaagaagaagaaacgagaagagaagagaaagttCTCCTTTCATGGTAGTTTGACAGTATTGGGCGGGAAGAAACTAGAGAGATGGCATAAGAACGAGTTTtcaaaaatgaagaaatataGACAGAAATGaaagtttgttttattttgattcttgttttcttcttaCACTTCTATTCTGTCCTTGTTTCACTTCCATGTCTAGACTCAGACAGAGAGagacattaaagaaaaaagatggccagaaaagtttaaatacagagagagggagagggaattcttgaatttgttttctcatatggtattaaattattaaaattttaatggtAATGATGGGGTATGATTAAAGGGGAGATTTAATTATAGCAACTTTAACAAGGTAAGAGAGGTGGGGATATGATTAAAGGTAATGTGGTTGCTTGAAATGATGGCTGTTTTCCACTCCTCCCACATGGAATGAGTGAAACCCTTtaccttttctatttttcttttttgaacttctacattttctttacctgTTATGGCTAACCTAATATTGGTTTTCTTaacaattctttttaattggaGCTCTATAAAGAATCATAGCTGGTAAAACAGCAGTGACCAGCTTTAAATTATTCCCAATTttcatgaataataaaataagttagaCAACTCTCTCTAATTACTTGACAATAattgcaaaataaattaataattttctagAGCTTCTAAACTAATAATTACATGCTTCggcttcttttcctttttttctttaacacctcttcatttttatcaattcatatatttataactaattttattaatttagtgcAATGCTgaataaagtttttaaaaatactttagtTTTGAATCTGgaatatattagaaaagacgagttaattatgtaatatGAACAAAATCTCCATACTCTTTTGTAgtattatcataaataaaaaatggataCTTTCTGCCACTTGCTATACAACGATTGGACAATTAAGGTCTTTGGAGGcattcaattttgaattgggTGGCCAAAACTATACATCTAACCCATCAAAATTTCTTGAGACCTAAACCCCTCTTACCTAAAACCCaacaaataattcaaaaatatttgacATGGGTTTTAGTACAACCAagatttcttttgttgttttcaCTATTTTGACCACATTTTCCAAGAATGTAACAGACCAGCAGCACTACACAGTGTAGTAATGTATATGAAACTTTGAGCTCTAACCAAAACAATTAACAAAACAAAGTGTGCAGTGAAAGGAGTTTTGCTTTAGAAATGCAGAGATCATTTGTTTCAGATACAATTGTAGACATCTTTTTAGATAGCCCCCACCCAAGATATTTGATTGATTAAACCATATTTCATTGCTTGCATGGACTTTAACTCTCACCCATGTTTTCCAAAGCTCAAATGCCTTGCACtgccctttttattttattttattttttctaatatttatgagatagttattaaattttatatatcacattttcttattcaagtacaaaaaaagaaaaaacactgAAAATATGTGTACCAATATAACCATTCCAATATAATACATATAAGATTGACAAAtgcttttaaaaattctttagctataaaaatagttattgttacatgataaaaaaaaataaaagatattttttaactatttttagtcTACGGGACTCGTgaaatgaataatatatataaaatagttaaaatattataaatatgtgtcaatttttttaatatttaagtataaaaattcaaaatatatattatttatttaacagtTTAGAtacaatatattatattaaaaatagtcaaatgtgtatatatattaccgGAAATTAGCAATGCTTGTTGATTTTTTCCCAacattaatcaaattattatatatgactattatcaattatatcaaaaaaatgcaaataaatCATCATATTTTGGTCatcatctctttttttttctttttcagattacaaaataagaagaaataatggGCTACATCTCTCTTATGGTGGCAGGTGAGAAATCCATGCATTGACTGATTGactacaaaaaaaataaaatctcctTGTTATTCTAAGGGCAACTTTATGAAGCTTTTTTCATGAAAAGATATAGAAGGTGTGGCCTGTTGGGGGGGCAAAAACATATAATTAGATTGGCCTGCTGGTCCCTTTCTTTTACATAATTAGAAGGAAAAAGCTTGCAACTTTAAGTCATGAGGAAGCAAAGTTGTTGTAACATagctaaaaagagaaaaaagaagaagatggaCAATGAATACCTTAATAATGTAAGCAAACATGGCTCCAACTCACTTGTCCCCACTTCAGATTTGCATGTTCATCTTGCATTGACCATCTGCATGTTCATGTGCTTGGACAGAAATGTTAATTAACAATTTGATGATTTATTACTGGTTGTTAAGATAATCAATATGATTAAGGCCAATTGCTTAATAAAACTCGGGGCAAAGGAtcctttgttttatttttatttcttggggttgttaattttatatattacaatTTAGTTGAGAAAATTTAACGTGAGAGTCCATTGAACTTGAACTGTGAAACCTTCTTGATCTTGTGCTcgcatatttaattaataatacgGAAATGGCTAATGATGGAACTCTAGACTTTTCGACCATAAAACTTTTGAATCATTCTGTTGAAGAAACCAGAATAGGGTCAGGGGACATGGACATGGTCTCAAAGTAGCGTTTGCTTGGCTGGCAGTCATCACGACTAAAGTGAAAGGCAACCTTTCGCAAGAAAGGTCACCTTACTCTATATCCTAGAATGTATACTAGCATCATTGTATATATACTCATCTCACTTGTAAAATGAACTCAGAATTCTTAGTCTTTTGTAATAACCATCATAGTTCAACAATCCAAAAATtctacatggtatcagagctggTATAACCAGTCATCACctaccaaaatcaaaattcaCAATTCAGCCTTCAAAAACAATGGCTCACAACGAAACCACCAAAATCACCAATATTGTGCTGCAAGGCAGTCACAATTATTTTAAGTGatcaaaatcaattttcaTTGCCCTCAGTgctagaaaaaaaattggattCATCACGGGCAGTAAACAAAAACCAAAACAAGTAATTCCAGAAGCACCAACAAAGGAAGAACTAGAGAAAATAGAAGAGTGGCAATCCTCTGACCATTTGGTCATGTTCATGCTCACCAACGCCATGGAAAGCAAAATTGCTCGACTGTGCATCCTTATGGAGATATCGAAAGCAATAtgggaaaaaataaagaacctCTACGGCCATCAAAATAACTTCGAACACATTTTCAAGCGCAGAGCTCTCAAATCGTTCAAGCGGACCAAAAGTTCCAATATACTAACGGCAAATATACTAACCCGGTGGGAAGAGTTACAAAACTACCTCCCACCATCAAATGATCCAAGgaaaaattacaaagaaaGCATTTACACTTGCGATCGCTCACGGGCGATATCACAGGATCCTTCCAACTCAGCCCTCAATCGAGGTGTGAGGCAACAATTCAACGTGAGGAAACAAGAAGGAACTCAGTGAACAATATTCCAGAGAGTATCGATAACCACCTACCGACCACCGACCAAGATCGGGACAATGGGGAGGAGAGAACGCCAGCATAAGTAGCTATAACCAGCGTCACCATCGTGATGATCCGCGACCCTCACTCTCTTACCCAGACCGCGAAGGTGGACTGAGCACCGGAAGAAAGGAGGAAGAAGGATCGATGAAAAGAGGGAAGAAAACCCTAGGAGAAGGGAGTGTGTGTTGTGGTGCTCATATAcgaaaaattatatgatgcCCACGCAAAAACCATTCAACCAACGCATTCATCTTCATCCCAGGCAGTGTTGTTGGCCATATAAATGCGGCATGGCCGTGTTTGCTCAGTGCCCGTCCGTCTCTTTTCACACCAACTTTATAGGCCCATCAGGCAAGGCCAATGAGAGGTAAAAGTATTGTGTGGCCCGGCTCCAAGCCAGTGACACACGTTTAATTTACATTCTCAACCCGATAAGGTTCtactcaatttaattttcaatcgCTTAAAAATACTATTAGATCTAATCAAAATGCTCGGATTATTGACTTAAAGTACTCACGATCATGACCGGACCacagaaaaattataaattttttgccATATCAGAGATTCTCAAAGATTAAACGGTATCAAGTTAAAATTCAGGTTATGAC
Coding sequences within:
- the LOC8274884 gene encoding uncharacterized protein LOC8274884 isoform X2; the encoded protein is MASCDDDFSLLSDDNHHNHHQTNPNHQHHHHHILHHHQPYAPHRFPAKSPPIHAAPQSILPSAIADGSTTGGVEEPEEEEEEEEDNESDSPFPEVNPFSDNNSNVRTTATTTTEKRRETTEDKNNSDGCNNNPYSNSYKKARQATASSSEYRKDREEWSDAAIECLLDAYTEKFTQLNRGNLRGRDWEEVAVIVSERCQKQSKTVEQCKNKVDNLKKRYKLERHRMSNGGLSVSHWPWFKKMEEIVGNSLPVKVVHDEFKGLGAGAASGTGVGQSKRYATATASPVSQTNAMKSKSISNARWRRVVLKISGVALAGTGPNNIDPKVMMMIAREVAIACHLGVEVAIVIGGRNFFCGDTWVTATGLDRRTAYQIGMMASVMNSVLLQSAIEKAGVKTRVQTAFAMQEVAEPYNRQRAIRHLEKGRVVIFGGIGAGTGNPLFSTDTAAALQASEIHAEAVLKGTNVDGVYDCHSRDNGVTFEHISFRDLVSRGATSMDMMALTCCEENGIPGCVALIS
- the LOC8274884 gene encoding uncharacterized protein LOC8274884 isoform X3, translated to MASCDDDFSLLSDDNHHNHHQTNPNHQHHHHHILHHHQPYAPHRFPAKSPPIHAAPQSILPSAIADGSTTGGVEEPEEEEEEEEDNESDSPFPEVNPFSDNNSNVRTTATTTTEKRRETTEDKNNSDGCNNNPYSNSYKKARQATASSSEYRKDREEWSDAAIECLLDAYTEKFTQLNRGNLRGRDWEEVAVIVSERCQKQSKTVEQCKNKVDNLKKRYKLERHRMSNGGLSVSHWPWFKKMEEIVGNSLPVKVVHDEFKGLGAGAASGTGVGQSKRYATATASPVSQTNAMKSKSISNARWRRVVLKISGVALAGTGPNNIDPKVMMMIAREVAIACHLGVEVAIVIGGRNFFCGDTWVTATGLDRRTAYQIGMMASVMNSVLLQSAIEKAGVKTRVQTAFAMQEVAEPYNRQRAIRHLEKGRVVIFGGIGAGTGNPLFSTDTAAALQASEIHAEAVLKGTNVDGVYDCHSRDNGVTFEHISFRDLVSRGATSMDMMALTCCEENGIPGCCGL
- the LOC8274884 gene encoding uncharacterized protein LOC8274884 isoform X1 translates to MASCDDDFSLLSDDNHHNHHQTNPNHQHHHHHILHHHQPYAPHRFPAKSPPIHAAPQSILPSAIADGSTTGGVEEPEEEEEEEEDNESDSPFPEVNPFSDNNSNVRTTATTTTEKRRETTEDKNNSDGCNNNPYSNSYKKARQATASSSEYRKDREEWSDAAIECLLDAYTEKFTQLNRGNLRGRDWEEVAVIVSERCQKQSKTVEQCKNKVDNLKKRYKLERHRMSNGGLSVSHWPWFKKMEEIVGNSLPVKVVHDEFKGLGAGAASGTGVGQSKRYATATASPVSQTNAMKSKSISNARWRRVVLKISGVALAGTGPNNIDPKVMMMIAREVAIACHLGVEVAIVIGGRNFFCGDTWVTATGLDRRTAYQIGMMASVMNSVLLQSAIEKAGVKTRVQTAFAMQEVAEPYNRQRAIRHLEKGRVVIFGGIGAGTGNPLFSTDTAAALQASEIHAEAVLKGTNVDGVYDCHSRDNGVTFEHISFRDLVSRGATSMDMMALTCCEENGIPVVVFNLLEPGNISKALCGEQVGTLIDQTGSLG
- the LOC8274885 gene encoding leucine-rich repeat receptor-like protein kinase PXC1, encoding MKGELSLLFSFLLLLLPFSFSSSSPNDTHSLTLFRLQTDAHGTLLTNWTGTSACSPGGATWAGVKCSASGRVVSLALPSHSLRGPITSLSLLDQLRVLDLHDNRLNGSILSLTNCTNLKLLYLAGNDFSGEIPPEISLLKRLLRLDLSDNNIRGVIPDGLSNLTRLLTLRLQNNELSGQIPDLSKSLPLLRELNLSNNELYGRLPDNILKKFGDRIFSGNEGICGSSPLPACSFTGNIPADMSSQTVPSNPSSMPQTPLVFKEKSQSHKGLSPGAIVAIVVANCVALLVVTSFIVAYYCGRDRNASSKVGSESGKARRSGSSYGSEKRVYANGGNDSDGTNATDRSRLVFFDTRQQFELEDLLRASAEMLGKGSLGTVYKAVLDDGCTVAVKRLKDANPCARKEFEQYMDVIGKLKHQNIVRFRAYYYAKEEKLLVYDYLPNGSLHSLLHGNRGPGRIPLDWTTRISLVLGAARGLAKIHEEYSTSRIPHGNLKSSNVLLDKNGVACISDFGLSLLLNPVHAIARMGGYRAPEQAEIKRLTQKADVYSFGVLLLEVLTGRAPSQYPSPTRPRIEEDEQAVDLPKWVRSVVKEEWTAEVFDQELLRYKNIEEELVSMLHVGLACVVPQPEKRPTMLEVVKMIEDIRVEQSPLGEDYDESRTSLSPSLATTEDGLGGY